A stretch of the Saprospiraceae bacterium genome encodes the following:
- a CDS encoding choice-of-anchor B family protein: MNQHAFLYFLICFSFINLNAQPKKLNLLGHWRDPKVVGSAAYDNAFNEAWGFWVNGHEYGVIGSTSGTHIIDVSDPKNLFERYLIPGAFNGPDVIHRDYDDYRCYLYAVCDEGSSSLQIIDISNLPDTAIVVYDSREFMVRVHNIFIDIPKARLYTCSESNKDGFFALGLYDIINPEKPKFIGHYNKFGDITASHVHDAYARNDTVYLNCGPSGLAIMDFSDASNPKPILTLKPNEYPNSGYNHSGWLTPDGKTYVMADENHGLPLKVFDLSDIANGNVVSLMFPSKDTAIAIPHNPLVSCDYAYVSYYYDGLQVYNIKNPSKPKLEAYYPTSTLPNNLSYKGSWGNYPYLPSGNIVVADMQNGLFVVEGVEKPCNAVYSCNPVGTSDGILNGSVKLYPNPASHIVNIETDLNLNFQECQIFDARGVFIESSKIENHSNSLQIKLDDLPIGYYWLKLITSDHRQVVTSLSKIHH, from the coding sequence ATGAATCAACATGCATTCCTGTACTTTTTAATTTGCTTTTCATTTATTAATTTAAATGCCCAACCGAAAAAATTAAATTTACTTGGTCATTGGCGAGATCCAAAAGTAGTCGGCTCCGCTGCATATGATAATGCTTTTAATGAAGCCTGGGGTTTTTGGGTAAATGGACATGAATATGGAGTAATTGGTTCAACTTCCGGTACACACATCATTGACGTAAGCGATCCAAAAAATTTGTTTGAACGCTATTTAATTCCCGGAGCTTTTAATGGGCCCGATGTAATTCACAGAGACTACGATGATTACCGTTGTTACCTCTATGCAGTTTGTGATGAAGGCAGCAGCAGTCTCCAAATCATAGATATTTCAAATTTACCTGATACCGCGATCGTAGTGTATGACTCAAGAGAATTCATGGTACGCGTACACAATATTTTTATTGATATTCCAAAAGCAAGACTTTATACCTGTTCTGAAAGTAATAAAGATGGATTTTTTGCATTAGGACTTTATGACATCATTAATCCGGAAAAACCTAAATTCATAGGTCATTATAATAAATTTGGAGACATCACTGCTTCGCATGTACACGATGCATACGCGCGCAACGATACGGTATATTTAAATTGTGGACCTTCAGGCTTAGCAATAATGGATTTTTCTGATGCTTCTAATCCAAAACCCATCCTGACATTAAAACCAAATGAATATCCAAACTCAGGTTACAATCATTCTGGTTGGCTTACACCCGATGGAAAAACCTATGTCATGGCAGATGAAAATCACGGGCTGCCGCTAAAAGTATTTGATCTTTCAGATATTGCAAATGGAAATGTTGTTTCGCTCATGTTTCCCTCAAAAGATACAGCGATTGCCATTCCTCATAATCCCTTGGTTTCATGTGATTACGCGTATGTATCTTATTATTACGACGGACTTCAGGTATATAATATTAAAAATCCTTCCAAACCTAAATTAGAAGCTTATTATCCAACTTCCACCTTACCCAATAACTTAAGTTATAAAGGTTCCTGGGGAAATTATCCATATCTACCTTCTGGAAATATTGTTGTGGCTGACATGCAAAATGGTCTCTTTGTCGTTGAAGGCGTTGAAAAACCCTGTAATGCTGTTTATTCATGCAATCCGGTTGGCACTTCTGATGGGATACTAAATGGATCTGTTAAACTGTATCCAAATCCTGCAAGCCATATTGTGAATATTGAAACAGATTTAAACTTGAATTTTCAGGAATGCCAAATTTTTGACGCAAGAGGAGTATTCATAGAATCTTCTAAAATTGAAAATCATAGCAATTCACTCCAAATTAAATTGGATGACCTGCCAATTGGATATTATTGGTTGAAACTCATTACTTCAGATCACAGACAGGTTGTTACTTCTCTCAGTAAAATTCATCATTAA
- a CDS encoding bifunctional UDP-3-O-[3-hydroxymyristoyl] N-acetylglucosamine deacetylase/3-hydroxyacyl-ACP dehydratase produces MNQRTIISDVFIEGVGLHTGSFVKMKFRPAPENFGIRFQRMDLPDQPIIAADVSKVVSTNRGTTLQEGVAQVWTVEHVLSALAGLEIDNVLIELDGPEIPIKDGSAMDFVNVLNGCGIVEQNAEREYFKILEPISFEDESTGAEFLALPSEKLEITTMIDFNSKTLAPQYASLEHIEDYKTEIAPCRTFVFLHELEALLDQNLIKGGDLNNAIVIVDRLMSQEELDELAKKLNKPSVKVEREGVLNTIKPYFDNEPARHKLLDVLGDLALVGKPILGNILTKKPGHKLNIEFARILKKKLIEQKKMQGVPHYDPDKAPIFNTSQIQAMLPHRYPFLMVDKIIEISEKYVVGVKNISINEALFQGHFPGNPVFPGVLQIEAMAQTGGIMVLSMQEEPNAWDTYFLKIDNAKFKQKVMPGDTLLIKMELVAPVRRGIVQMLGTAYVGSKMVCEADLTAQIVKR; encoded by the coding sequence ATGAATCAAAGAACAATCATTTCGGACGTTTTCATTGAAGGGGTCGGACTGCACACAGGCTCTTTTGTTAAAATGAAATTTAGACCAGCTCCTGAAAACTTCGGAATCCGGTTTCAACGCATGGATTTACCCGATCAGCCCATCATTGCAGCAGATGTCAGCAAGGTGGTTTCTACCAATCGAGGCACAACCCTCCAAGAGGGAGTAGCGCAAGTTTGGACTGTTGAACATGTACTTTCAGCACTTGCCGGTCTGGAAATTGATAACGTATTAATTGAATTGGATGGTCCTGAAATTCCTATTAAGGATGGCAGTGCAATGGACTTTGTGAATGTGCTGAATGGATGTGGAATTGTCGAGCAAAATGCAGAACGGGAATACTTTAAAATCCTGGAACCCATTTCCTTTGAAGATGAATCTACCGGTGCTGAATTTTTAGCATTGCCTTCTGAAAAATTGGAGATTACAACCATGATTGATTTTAACTCAAAGACCCTGGCGCCCCAATACGCAAGTCTTGAGCACATTGAAGATTATAAAACGGAAATAGCCCCTTGCAGAACCTTTGTTTTTTTGCATGAGTTGGAAGCCCTGTTAGATCAAAATTTAATAAAAGGTGGAGATTTAAACAATGCCATTGTCATCGTAGATCGGTTGATGAGTCAGGAGGAATTGGATGAATTGGCTAAGAAACTCAATAAGCCCAGCGTTAAAGTAGAGCGGGAAGGAGTATTAAATACGATTAAGCCCTATTTTGACAATGAACCCGCACGCCATAAATTACTTGATGTATTGGGTGATTTAGCTTTGGTAGGGAAGCCCATTCTGGGTAATATTTTGACTAAAAAGCCAGGACATAAATTAAACATTGAATTTGCCAGAATTCTTAAAAAGAAGCTGATTGAACAAAAGAAAATGCAGGGAGTTCCGCACTATGATCCTGACAAAGCACCGATATTTAATACCTCTCAAATTCAGGCGATGTTGCCACATCGCTATCCATTTTTAATGGTGGATAAGATTATTGAAATCTCCGAGAAATATGTGGTCGGAGTAAAAAACATTTCAATCAATGAAGCCTTGTTTCAAGGTCATTTTCCGGGAAATCCGGTATTTCCGGGCGTCCTTCAAATTGAAGCCATGGCCCAAACTGGAGGCATTATGGTATTGTCCATGCAAGAGGAGCCCAATGCCTGGGACACGTACTTTTTAAAAATTGACAATGCAAAATTTAAGCAAAAGGTCATGCCGGGAGATACCCTGTTAATTAAAATGGAATTGGTTGCTCCCGTACGCAGAGGCATTGTCCAAATGCTTGGCACGGCTTATGTAGGAAGTAAAATGGTTTGTGAAGCAGACTTAACAGCACAAATTGTAAAAAGATAA
- a CDS encoding tetratricopeptide repeat protein encodes MAKKKTKTFSSPPLKVEAQIPESGKSVNSGLYILLLLVFTFVVFSPAIKCDFVNWDDDRNTYENKLVLEHKYAEIFTQNVIGNYNPLSILSFAIEHSIYGMNASRMHLVNILLHLICVYFVFKIFQALKLNVWFALIGSALFAFHPLRVESVAWITERKDVLYGAFYCPALYLYIRNLDKPAKWKSILAFGLFIIGLFAKIQMVALPLSMLAVDYYKDRPLNFKLVLEKTHYFLAAFLFGIIGILFLKDQGSLETNSMVHTGIDRLFIGSYSLITYCIKWLVPYMMSPLYPYPEKLSIWHYLSLPAAIIMLYGIYYAYKKNAKALVFGFMFFFFNIVFLLQILAAGQGYLADRFTYIAYIGLFFIFCFYTQKWLIEKPKMKSIGYAAIGIYLVVLSFMSYNQTKIWKNSETLWTHVLKYYQNTPLPYNNRANYLRDLKQFDRALEDYNMAIKYKAGHATYNSRARLFFNKNEDQKAILDYDQAIKMKPEAEYYVNRGAAKAKLGRWDEALSDINKGLELNKNWKVGYLNRSILYNQAGKTDLALADIDSYLKLDSKSPELWFEGARCLVLLNQAEKALTYFNNAIRLNPNSGLFYAERGQTLQSLGKIDAANQDFQRAQQLGQAIQ; translated from the coding sequence ATGGCCAAAAAGAAAACCAAAACTTTCAGTTCCCCTCCCCTAAAGGTGGAAGCTCAAATACCCGAATCCGGCAAATCAGTTAATTCGGGTTTATACATCTTACTTTTATTGGTTTTTACCTTTGTCGTATTCAGTCCGGCCATTAAATGTGATTTTGTAAACTGGGATGATGACCGAAATACCTATGAAAATAAATTGGTCCTTGAACATAAATATGCTGAAATTTTCACCCAAAATGTAATCGGAAATTACAACCCATTAAGCATCCTCAGTTTCGCTATTGAACATTCGATTTATGGAATGAATGCAAGCCGGATGCACCTGGTAAATATTTTACTCCATTTGATTTGTGTCTATTTTGTTTTTAAAATATTTCAAGCCCTCAAGCTCAATGTTTGGTTTGCTTTAATTGGATCTGCGCTATTTGCATTTCATCCGTTACGGGTAGAATCGGTGGCCTGGATTACTGAACGAAAGGACGTTTTGTATGGTGCTTTTTATTGTCCTGCACTTTACCTCTACATACGCAACCTGGATAAACCTGCAAAATGGAAATCCATACTCGCCTTTGGCTTATTTATCATCGGGCTTTTTGCAAAAATTCAAATGGTTGCATTGCCACTGTCGATGCTTGCTGTTGATTATTATAAAGACCGTCCATTGAATTTTAAATTGGTCTTGGAAAAAACTCATTACTTTTTAGCTGCATTCTTGTTTGGAATTATAGGCATCTTGTTTCTAAAAGATCAGGGCTCCCTTGAAACCAATTCCATGGTGCATACCGGTATTGATCGTTTATTTATTGGATCCTACAGTCTGATTACTTATTGCATTAAATGGCTGGTACCTTATATGATGTCTCCGCTTTATCCCTATCCGGAAAAATTGAGCATCTGGCATTATCTCTCATTACCCGCTGCTATAATAATGCTTTATGGTATTTATTATGCATACAAGAAAAATGCAAAAGCCCTGGTTTTTGGATTTATGTTTTTCTTTTTCAACATCGTATTTCTGCTTCAAATTCTCGCTGCCGGTCAAGGGTATTTAGCAGACCGTTTTACTTACATTGCTTACATTGGATTGTTTTTTATCTTTTGTTTCTATACTCAAAAATGGTTGATTGAAAAACCCAAAATGAAGTCAATTGGCTATGCTGCCATAGGCATCTATTTAGTGGTATTAAGTTTTATGAGTTACAACCAAACGAAAATCTGGAAAAATTCTGAAACCCTTTGGACTCATGTATTGAAATATTATCAAAACACACCATTGCCCTATAACAATCGAGCAAATTACTTAAGGGATTTAAAACAATTTGACCGGGCTTTGGAGGATTACAACATGGCCATTAAATATAAAGCCGGTCATGCTACTTACAACAGTCGAGCACGCTTATTTTTTAATAAAAATGAAGATCAAAAAGCCATTCTGGATTATGATCAGGCGATTAAAATGAAGCCAGAAGCTGAGTACTACGTCAATCGTGGGGCAGCTAAAGCAAAATTAGGACGTTGGGATGAAGCATTATCCGATATCAACAAAGGATTGGAACTCAATAAAAATTGGAAGGTCGGATATCTCAATCGATCCATTTTATACAACCAGGCAGGAAAAACAGATTTGGCATTAGCCGATATTGATTCCTATTTAAAATTGGATTCCAAAAGTCCGGAACTTTGGTTTGAAGGGGCACGCTGTTTGGTATTATTAAACCAGGCAGAAAAAGCACTCACTTATTTTAATAATGCCATCCGCTTAAATCCTAATTCAGGTTTGTTTTATGCAGAAAGAGGACAAACTTTACAAAGTTTAGGAAAAATTGATGCTGCAAATCAAGATTTTCAACGTGCACAACAATTGGGACAAGCCATCCAATAA
- the recN gene encoding DNA repair protein RecN, giving the protein MLTSLSIKNYAIIDQLQMNWENGFTAMTGETGAGKSIIIGALQLVLGNRSDVKDLKNNELKCIIEAEFQISNELLLQLNDRFELENQNTLILRREILPTGKTRSFINDSPVLLTVIQSIAPFLLSIHQQFDHLDLFDRSFQMESLDKYADLTDAVSNYEIKFKQFQSLKNLYTQQAESLKSGMLEKEFIEFQWNELQAAQLKENELETLENELKLVTKAEEIKTNCMQVFELIQGDQGLLDQTQTGISLLKNLQVNANLKSIYERLDSVRTELKDLSMELESIADQTELSPERITEINHRLDQLNRLLKKHRVQTEIELIQLKDQLEFKLSQLSMSDENLIKLQQEIDQLQNQLTKDAQGISKKRIAAIPGLVSNIQKLLISLGMVNARVDIQLQQNEVLNAQGMDQIDFLFCANKGGVLRPLKDQASGGELARFNLAVKSLVATKNDGACMIFDEIDTGVSGQIALQMGNILKSMALTHQLICITHSPQVASRANQHYYVFKEHTKNDTVTNIRKLNKDERLHELAKMLSGEPPTKAALINATELIGL; this is encoded by the coding sequence ATGCTGACCAGTCTTTCGATTAAAAATTATGCCATCATTGACCAATTGCAAATGAATTGGGAAAACGGATTTACTGCAATGACCGGAGAAACCGGTGCCGGTAAATCTATTATTATTGGCGCTTTACAACTGGTTCTTGGTAACCGTTCGGATGTTAAAGATTTAAAAAATAATGAACTAAAATGCATCATAGAAGCTGAGTTTCAAATCAGCAACGAACTTTTATTGCAATTAAACGATCGCTTCGAACTTGAAAATCAAAATACACTAATATTAAGACGTGAAATTTTACCGACTGGAAAAACCCGCTCGTTTATTAATGACAGTCCGGTATTGTTAACGGTGATCCAATCAATCGCTCCATTTTTATTAAGCATTCATCAACAATTTGATCATTTGGATTTGTTTGACCGATCTTTTCAAATGGAATCTTTAGATAAATATGCAGATTTGACAGACGCTGTTTCTAACTATGAAATTAAATTCAAGCAATTTCAAAGCTTGAAAAATTTATATACACAACAAGCAGAATCCCTAAAATCCGGAATGCTTGAAAAAGAATTCATTGAATTTCAATGGAACGAATTACAGGCTGCACAATTGAAAGAAAATGAACTTGAAACACTTGAAAATGAATTGAAACTCGTTACCAAAGCAGAGGAGATTAAAACCAATTGCATGCAGGTTTTTGAGCTTATTCAAGGAGACCAGGGCCTGTTGGATCAAACCCAGACGGGCATTTCCCTGTTAAAGAATCTTCAGGTCAATGCCAATTTAAAATCAATTTACGAACGATTGGATAGCGTTCGAACGGAATTAAAAGATCTCAGTATGGAATTAGAATCCATTGCTGATCAAACTGAATTGAGTCCGGAACGAATCACAGAAATTAATCATCGTCTGGATCAACTCAACCGATTGTTAAAAAAACACCGAGTCCAGACAGAAATCGAATTAATCCAATTAAAAGATCAGTTGGAATTCAAATTGAGCCAACTTTCCATGTCGGATGAAAATTTAATCAAACTTCAACAAGAAATAGACCAATTACAAAATCAACTTACAAAAGACGCGCAAGGCATTTCAAAGAAACGAATTGCTGCAATTCCCGGTTTGGTAAGCAACATCCAGAAATTATTGATAAGCCTTGGGATGGTCAATGCGCGCGTTGACATTCAATTACAACAAAATGAAGTGCTTAATGCCCAGGGAATGGATCAGATTGACTTCTTATTTTGTGCCAACAAAGGCGGTGTCTTACGACCATTAAAAGACCAGGCTTCAGGTGGCGAACTTGCACGCTTTAACCTTGCGGTAAAATCCCTGGTGGCGACAAAAAACGACGGAGCTTGTATGATTTTTGATGAAATTGATACCGGAGTTTCAGGACAAATAGCTCTTCAAATGGGCAATATCCTGAAAAGTATGGCTCTGACACACCAATTAATTTGCATCACCCATTCGCCACAGGTTGCATCCAGAGCAAATCAACACTATTATGTATTTAAAGAACATACTAAAAACGACACGGTAACTAATATCCGGAAGCTCAATAAGGACGAACGGCTCCATGAATTAGCTAAAATGCTGAGTGGCGAGCCCCCCACCAAAGCTGCTCTAATAAATGCCACTGAATTGATTGGTCTTTAA
- a CDS encoding SDR family oxidoreductase, giving the protein MSNQLLANKRGIIFGALDEQSIAWHVAEKCVSQGAKITLTNAPVALRMGKIMELSEKLNAELIGADATSVEDLENLLKKSTEILGGKIDFILHSIGMSLNVRKGKHYTDTNYDFMQKTFDISAISFHKLMQSALKLDAIADGGSILALTYIAAQRVFPDYGEMAESKALLESFARSFGYHFGTLKKVRVNTISQSPTWTTAGSGVKGFKEFYDYADKMSPLGNASADACGDYCVAMFSDLTKMVTMQNLYHDGGFSTMGMNPAVLNL; this is encoded by the coding sequence ATGTCAAATCAATTACTAGCAAATAAACGAGGAATTATTTTTGGAGCCCTGGATGAGCAATCCATTGCCTGGCATGTTGCCGAAAAATGTGTTTCACAAGGTGCTAAAATAACCCTTACAAATGCACCGGTTGCCCTGAGGATGGGTAAAATCATGGAATTGTCTGAAAAACTCAATGCCGAACTCATTGGAGCAGATGCAACTTCTGTGGAGGATCTGGAAAATTTATTAAAGAAATCAACCGAAATTTTAGGAGGAAAAATTGATTTTATCCTTCATTCAATTGGTATGTCTTTAAATGTCCGGAAGGGAAAACATTATACCGATACCAATTATGATTTCATGCAAAAGACCTTCGACATTTCAGCAATTTCATTTCATAAATTGATGCAGTCTGCATTAAAATTGGATGCGATCGCTGATGGTGGTTCAATTTTAGCTTTGACCTATATTGCTGCGCAACGTGTATTTCCTGATTACGGAGAAATGGCTGAATCCAAAGCATTGTTGGAATCGTTTGCCAGAAGTTTTGGGTATCACTTTGGAACCTTAAAAAAGGTACGGGTCAATACCATTTCACAATCCCCAACCTGGACCACTGCAGGATCTGGTGTGAAGGGATTTAAAGAATTTTATGATTATGCAGATAAAATGAGTCCATTGGGCAATGCATCTGCAGATGCCTGCGGAGATTATTGTGTAGCCATGTTTTCCGATTTAACGAAAATGGTTACTATGCAAAATTTATATCACGATGGAGGCTTTTCCACTATGGGAATGAATCCTGCTGTATTAAACTTATAA
- a CDS encoding TIGR00730 family Rossman fold protein, with amino-acid sequence MKTQKQWSQIKGENSWTMFKVLAEFVDGFETLNRIGPCVSIFGSARVREDNPHYQLAMAVAARLVEEGFGVITGGGPGIMEAANKGAFINKGVSVGLNIHLPFEQSNNTYIDFDKNLHHRYFFVRKVMFVKYSQAFIAMPGGFGTLDELFEVLTLTQTHRINKVPIILVGKTFWEPLKKWIVEVMVNTYQYVSPEDLDLMPIVDTPEEVVSQILSYYEGDSSKGLRPTFEL; translated from the coding sequence ATGAAAACACAAAAACAATGGTCGCAAATTAAAGGAGAAAACAGTTGGACTATGTTTAAGGTATTGGCAGAGTTTGTAGACGGATTTGAAACCTTAAATCGAATTGGCCCCTGTGTTTCTATTTTTGGTTCGGCCCGGGTTCGTGAAGACAATCCACATTACCAATTGGCAATGGCAGTAGCAGCGCGTTTGGTTGAAGAAGGTTTTGGTGTGATTACCGGAGGGGGACCTGGAATCATGGAAGCCGCTAATAAAGGCGCTTTTATTAATAAAGGGGTTTCAGTTGGTTTAAATATTCATTTGCCATTCGAACAATCAAACAATACATACATTGACTTTGACAAAAATTTACATCACCGGTATTTTTTTGTACGAAAGGTGATGTTTGTAAAATACTCTCAGGCGTTTATCGCCATGCCCGGAGGATTTGGTACGCTGGATGAATTGTTTGAAGTATTAACCCTCACGCAAACCCATCGCATCAATAAAGTGCCCATCATTTTAGTAGGAAAAACATTTTGGGAGCCTCTGAAGAAATGGATCGTAGAGGTCATGGTAAACACCTATCAATATGTAAGTCCCGAAGATCTTGATCTGATGCCTATTGTAGATACACCAGAGGAAGTGGTTTCGCAAATATTAAGTTATTATGAAGGGGATAGTTCAAAAGGATTGAGGCCTACATTTGAATTGTAA
- the lpxD gene encoding UDP-3-O-(3-hydroxymyristoyl)glucosamine N-acyltransferase, producing MKITAGELAALVHGTLEGDPNIIITHPSKIEEAVDGSLCYLDNLQYEPYLYQTKASAVLVNSGFQAKSEVKPAIIRVDNVRLTVSELFKKFQEFPQNSGIDPKAEIHKTVVLGEAVSVGAFTNISESSKIGSGSYIHSQVYIGKNVQIGDHVIIYPGVRIYQDCIIGNRCIIHSNAVIGSDGFGFAPDEHGVYQKIAQLGNVVLGNDVEIGSNTTIDRGTMGSTKIGDGCKLDNLIQIAHNVQIGNHTVIAAQAGIAGSAKIGSYCMIGGQVGIAGHLSIADRTMIQAQSGIASSLEQSNGKWYGSPAMEYFAFLRSFAEFKKLPALAKKLKELEDKLKSES from the coding sequence GTGAAGATAACAGCCGGCGAATTAGCAGCCTTAGTTCATGGAACCTTAGAAGGCGATCCGAATATCATAATTACTCACCCCAGTAAGATTGAAGAAGCGGTAGATGGGAGTTTGTGCTATTTGGATAATTTACAGTATGAACCCTATTTATACCAGACAAAAGCCTCTGCCGTATTGGTAAATAGCGGTTTTCAAGCCAAGTCCGAAGTTAAACCTGCAATCATTCGGGTTGATAATGTGCGATTGACGGTCAGTGAGTTATTCAAAAAATTCCAGGAATTTCCCCAAAACAGCGGGATTGATCCAAAGGCCGAAATTCATAAAACGGTCGTTTTAGGGGAGGCGGTAAGTGTTGGTGCATTTACCAATATTTCTGAATCTTCAAAAATTGGCTCTGGGTCTTACATTCATTCTCAGGTTTATATAGGAAAAAATGTACAGATTGGAGATCATGTGATCATTTATCCTGGTGTTCGCATTTATCAGGACTGCATTATCGGGAACCGGTGTATAATCCATTCCAATGCAGTTATCGGTTCTGATGGCTTCGGTTTTGCGCCAGACGAACATGGGGTCTATCAGAAAATAGCCCAATTGGGAAATGTGGTGTTAGGAAATGATGTAGAAATTGGATCCAATACAACGATTGATCGGGGTACCATGGGCTCTACCAAGATAGGTGATGGCTGTAAATTGGACAATCTCATCCAAATTGCCCACAACGTCCAAATTGGAAATCATACTGTCATTGCAGCGCAAGCAGGAATTGCAGGGAGTGCCAAAATTGGTAGTTATTGCATGATAGGAGGGCAAGTTGGAATTGCAGGACATTTGTCCATTGCAGATCGAACAATGATCCAGGCACAAAGTGGAATTGCCAGTTCGTTGGAGCAATCCAATGGAAAATGGTATGGATCTCCGGCTATGGAATATTTTGCTTTTTTAAGATCCTTCGCCGAATTTAAGAAATTACCCGCGTTGGCCAAGAAGTTAAAAGAGCTTGAGGATAAATTGAAATCTGAATCATAA
- the lpxA gene encoding acyl-ACP--UDP-N-acetylglucosamine O-acyltransferase: MSGIQSNIHPGAILGKGTVVEPFSTIHNDVIIGENCWIGPYVTIMSGTRIGNGCKVFPGAVVGAPPQDLKFAGENSLLEVGDNTVIRECCTLNRGTKAAMTTKVGSNCLLMAYVHIAHDCFVGNNVILANSVNLAGHIEIEEYAIIGGMSAIHQFVKIGMHAMVGGGSLVTKDVPPYAKAAREPLSYEGINSIGLKRRGFSVDQVNKIHEIYRYLFVKYKNVSKAIKAIEVELPDSPEKDVILEFIRNSNRGIMKGYRR, translated from the coding sequence ATGAGCGGCATTCAAAGCAATATACACCCTGGAGCCATATTGGGGAAAGGGACTGTTGTTGAACCATTTTCTACTATTCACAACGATGTTATCATAGGTGAAAACTGTTGGATTGGACCCTACGTTACCATCATGTCCGGTACCCGAATTGGAAATGGTTGTAAAGTGTTTCCGGGAGCTGTTGTGGGCGCTCCACCTCAGGATTTGAAGTTTGCAGGTGAGAATAGTTTATTGGAAGTAGGAGACAATACGGTAATCCGTGAATGTTGTACGTTAAACCGCGGCACAAAAGCCGCAATGACGACTAAAGTCGGCTCGAATTGTCTGTTGATGGCTTATGTGCACATCGCGCATGATTGTTTTGTAGGAAACAATGTCATTTTAGCCAACAGCGTCAATCTGGCAGGGCATATTGAAATAGAAGAATATGCAATTATTGGAGGAATGAGTGCAATCCATCAGTTTGTCAAAATCGGAATGCATGCGATGGTTGGTGGTGGATCCCTGGTTACCAAAGATGTTCCTCCCTACGCAAAAGCAGCAAGAGAACCATTATCCTATGAAGGCATCAACTCGATAGGCTTAAAACGAAGAGGCTTTAGTGTTGATCAGGTCAATAAAATTCATGAAATTTATCGGTACTTGTTTGTGAAATATAAAAATGTAAGCAAAGCGATTAAAGCCATTGAAGTGGAATTGCCGGATTCACCTGAAAAAGATGTCATTCTTGAATTTATCCGCAATTCAAATCGCGGCATTATGAAAGGTTATCGACGTTAA
- a CDS encoding ABC transporter ATP-binding protein — protein sequence MKIVANSIYKRFYRNWIIKDFNYTFNQGQVYGIAGSNGSGKSTLLQILSGMMGPSKGQIHYSIDGKELEEENWFSKISYAAPYADVYDYMNVKELIQHQQHFKKFRNNITSIDFIETCYLSGHEDKLIKYYSSGMKQRLKLGLAILADSSVLFLDEPISNLDDRAKLWCKQLLQNHCKDRLVIIASNEPEDFELVNYKIQLEVNMNTK from the coding sequence ATGAAAATCGTTGCAAACTCTATATACAAACGGTTTTACAGAAACTGGATTATCAAAGATTTCAATTATACATTTAATCAGGGACAGGTTTATGGCATTGCCGGATCAAATGGTTCTGGTAAATCAACATTACTTCAGATTTTATCCGGCATGATGGGGCCCAGTAAAGGGCAGATTCACTATTCAATTGATGGCAAAGAACTTGAAGAGGAAAATTGGTTTTCAAAAATCTCTTATGCGGCACCCTATGCGGATGTTTATGATTACATGAATGTCAAAGAATTAATTCAGCATCAACAGCATTTTAAAAAATTCAGAAATAATATTACGAGTATTGATTTTATTGAAACCTGTTATCTCAGCGGACACGAAGATAAATTGATAAAGTACTATTCTTCTGGAATGAAGCAGCGTTTGAAATTGGGTTTGGCTATACTTGCAGATTCTTCTGTTTTGTTTTTAGATGAACCAATTAGCAATTTAGACGACCGGGCCAAATTATGGTGTAAGCAATTATTGCAAAACCATTGCAAGGATCGATTGGTTATTATCGCATCCAATGAGCCGGAAGATTTTGAATTGGTAAATTATAAAATACAATTGGAAGTAAATATGAATACAAAATAA